The Bacteroidales bacterium genome includes the window TAGAAGGAGTCAATAACACAGCTACAGGTTTGGGAAGCTATTTCAGAAATGATGTGTCAAATACTAATAGTAGCAGCGCAATTGCAGTTTATGCATATAGTAATGCATCGAGAACTACTAATATTCAAGCTACAGTATATGCTAATTGTGGAATAGATAATGTTGCTAATAGATACGGTATTTATTGCAGGGGAAGATTAACTGCAACTGGAACCAAAAGTAGTTTATTTAAAGCGAGCGATGGTACAACAAGATTACTTTATTGTACTGAAAGTCCAGAAGTTTGGTATGAAGATATCGGTTTTGGTCAATTAAACAATGGTGTAGCAATTATTTATCTAGATACTTTATTTCTTGAAGCAGTAACAATAAATGAAAAACATCCTATGCATATTTTTATTCAACTTGAAGGGAAATGTTCAGGTGGTGTTTATGTTGAAAAAGAATTTGATAAATTTAAAGTTATTCAAAATGATGGAAATGATAGTAATGCTTCATTTTCTTATCGTGTAATTGCTAAACGAAAAGGAAATGAAGATGAACGTTTTGGAATATTATTGCCGATTAAAGAACCTGAGGTAACGATTAGAAAAAGTAAAACAAAGTCCAAAAAAGAAGATATTGTTTCTAAATTATATGTTAAAAAAAATAAATAATGTAATAATGTTACGTTTTTTGATTATATTAATAATCATTTCATACAAGTCTTTTTCTCAAGGTCTTATCATCAATGCCTCTAATTTTTATTTAACATCTAATTCTAATCTCATACTTTCTGATAATGCCAAATGGACAAATAATGGCACTGTAACTTGTGCTAATGGTAGCAATGTAAAATTTTCAGGGGGTGGTAATCAATATATTAAAGGCACCAATACAACCACTTTTTCAAATGTATATACGTTAAAAACGAGTGGTTTCGATCATATCATCATGTTAACCGATGTTCGAATTTTTGGTACTTTATATTTACAAACGGGCAATTTTGATGTAACAAATTATATTTGTGATTTAGATTATACTGGAAACGTATCTGGTGAAAATGAAAACGCACGTATTAGAGGTACCAATAGCGATGAAATGAGTGATGGCGGCGAAGGTAGCGGCATAGGAACCATCAAAGCTATACGCAATAACCCCAGTAGTAATGTTGCTGGCTTAGGACTTAACTTTACACCCACCATTGCCTTAGGCAACGATACACGAATTGTTAGAGGTTGCAATGCACAACAAGGTACAGGTACATTCACCAGCAATTATAGCATTTTTAGATGGTATCGAATACAACCAGGTTCGGGAGCCTATACACCTATAACGGTAAACAATTTTTACTATTGGGGAGGAGTTAATAATTACGAATTAAATGGACATATTGAATCTGATTTACAAATGTTCCAAAAAGTTCAATATGGTGCAGGCAACCCTATTTATTGGCAACCAAGATCTACTACGGTTACTACTGGTAGCGACTATGTTAATAGTACAACCACCAACGATGCCATATCGCTCAATTATATTCTTATTACACTTGGAAGTACAAGTAAGCCACTCCCCGTTGAACTTATTTCTCTCATAGCTAATTGCGACGGCAACAAAAATACGTTGACATGGCAAACGTTCAGCGAAACCAACAACAAAGGTTTTGAAATTCAAAAAAGTCCCGATGCACAAGAATGGGAAATCATTGGCTTTATTGAAGGACAAGGAAATAGCAACAGTATGATTACGTATTCTTTTAACGATATAAATCCCTACTATCCTAACACCTATTACCGCTTACTACAAATAGACAACAATGGAGAAAGCAAGTATTCGCAAATAGTACAAGCCACTTGCTCATCAGAAAACTACAACGAAGATTTTCAACCTATTATAAGCAACGGACAATTATCTTTTCTTATTCAAGGAATTCCTAATAATAACTATAAATTCTTACTTACTAACTCCATTGGTCAAACCTTATTTTCCAATAGTATGATTCTAAGTGAACCGATGCAAAACATAACTACAAATATTCCCGTAGCTGCCGGGATTTATTATTTTACTATGATTTCTGAAAAAAATATTATATCGAAACCTATTTTGATTAAGAATTAGTTTTTGTTTATCGTTTATTGTCGAGGGATGTTGGGGAGATTATTCACTTCGTTTAGTCGCTTCATTTTGCAACACAATGCAAATCTAAAGGCAATGACGTGAACGGGGCATTTTATCTTTTACGCATTTCTAATGCGTAATCTGTGATAAAAATAAGTAATTCAAATCAACCCTATACCCACCGTCATACCGAGTCTGTAGAGGTATAACCATTCACAAACCTAATGAGCATTGGGGTCATTCTTCGACAAGCTCAGAATGACGGGAAAAAGGTTGGACTCGACAAAAAAAGAAGCTTTTATTCATCAACATTGGGATAACCACGATTTATCGCATTTCTAATGCGTAATCTGGGTTCATCGTTCAACAATTGACATTTTGGGACGTTGTAAAATTAGAAAAATAGATATTGCAAAAAAAATAGCCTAGCAAATACAAAATGAGTATTATTATTTATCTCTAAACAGCTTTACAGCTTCATTTTGATCGATGGGGATTTTTTTGGTAAAAATAAACTTACGCACCTTGACATAACCTTTGGCTTTAACACCAACTTTATTTTTTAGTAAACTTGCGGTTAAAGAAGTAATATTTCCCAAAGCTTTATCTATTTCAATTTCTATTCCAACAGGATACAATTGATTTGAACGAGGGGGTATTCGCAACTTGGTTGTTTTTTTTACCTTCCCTATTTCTTTTCCATTCAGAGCTAAATCAAGCTTAATATCGGAAATAGTAAAACCAAACTTATTAGGGTTATTTACCGGTATCATTAACTCGAGATTTGCCTTGTTTTCGCCAATATTTTTAAATTTGATGCTTTCAAATTTCTTTACTTCTACTTCATTTATTTTGCACGAAGTTAAAAAAGCTATAAATAATAAGGGGAATAATATTTTCATTGCACTCCATTTATTTATGTATTATTTCGCTACTTGTTGCACCAGCATAATTAGCTGATTTTATTTGTGAAAGAAACTTCATCAAAGCATCGGTGGTGGTCATTTTGGTTGATTGGCTTTCTCCTTGTTTGCCAAAACGATATGCATTGCATAAATAACTCCCCATTGCTACCGTATATACTTTATTTTCATCCAAAGGTTGATTGTTATTATCGAGCAATTCAATTTTTGCAATCTTATTAACATCGTTTAAATATACACGCGACTTAAATCCAGCAGAAAAAATATCTAACTTCCCTTCTTTATAATATCCATATTGAATCATTTCACGAAGATTTTCGGGTTTTAGTTTACAAATCATCAACTCGTTGCCAAATGGGTCTAATTCGTACAATTGCCGAACGGTTACTGCACCTTTGGGCAACATATGCACGCGAATACCACCCGAATTCTGAACTGCCAAATCGGTTTTGGCAATTCGCTGCAATGCATCGGTAAACAATGAACCCAAAGCCATTTCGCCCTTAATGGTATCGCCTATATAGCCCACAATTTTCTTAAATTCGTCGTTGTTGTTATAAAATTCGACCTTACGTAAAAGTGCAGTATCGGGTTGAATATTTTTATTGATTGGCAGCAAGGTATCTTTAACTGAAACCACTTTCTTATTTACCACTTTTATCGTCATCATGCCCAGATATTTTAAATAATTCTCGGCTTGCACAATGGGGACGCCATTAACAACTTTCATGGGTTGTAATGCTTTATGCGAATGTCCTCCTACAATAGCTGTTATTTGTGGAGCTTGTAATGCCAACAACGAATCATTATCGACTCCCATATGCGATAATACAATTCGTACAGGATATTTTTTCAATGTTGGCAATATTTGAAGTGCCATTTTTTTACCCTCTACAAATCCAAATTCTTTCACTCTATCGGGGTGGGTATCAGGAACCCCATGCTCTCCTACCTGCGTAATGCCTAAAACCGCCATTTCAATATCATCTATTTTAAAAACTTCAAATGGTTTTGGTTTAGAAAAATATTTTGGCATTTTTACCATATTGCTAACTACCACAGGATGTTTTAGTTCGGAGATTCGTTTAGCTAATACCTCGCCACCAAAATCAAATTCGTGATTACCAATAGTAGAAAGCGAAAATGGCAACATGTTCATTAAATCAATGATGGGAAAACCCTTCTCGCTGTATTTATCCACTATTGGATTACCACTAAACAAATCGCCCGCCGAAAACAAAAACACATGCTTGTGCTTTGCCTGAATTTCTTTTACCATGGTAGCCAAATAAGGCATTTTATCGATTTTACCATGCATATCGTTGACATGCAAAATAACGATTTCAGTTTCTCTTGCTGTCTGTGCAAAAAGAAAATACGGAACAAAAATTAACAGAACGAAAAGTCTTTTTATCATAAATTAAATGTTTTAAAAACCTATTTTAATACCAATAAGACCTACTCCAATTGCTATAATTATTTTAATGAATTTAATCCAAACAAAAGCCTTTTTATCTTCTGCTAATAATGGAATACCGGCATGCCCCTCCTGCACCAACGAATTAGCAAAAAGAATACTAAAAGGTATCAATCCTTGCATAAATAATGTAAAAAAGAATAAATGAGGTCCTGAAATAGGAAGAATACCTATGAATATCGATAAAAGTAACATTAAAAACAAATTATTTGAAACTAAATGGTCAATGGGGTAAATTAATTGCAAAATTTGAATGGCAAAAATAGTTCCAAACGACCACAAAAATAATCGAACAAAATGCTTTTTCAACACATGTCCCCAAATATGTTCTTTAAGAAAATGTTCTGGTACAGTCATTACGATAAACAAAGACACTAATGATAAAATAAAAAAAACTATCGATTCAGGCGATAATAAATCATGTTCATGCTCAGCATGATCGGCATGTTCGGGGAATAAAATATTTAGCGTTAGTAAAACAATAATTGCCGTTAGAAATGCACGCTCTATTGTAATTTTTCTAAAATTATGAGTAATATCTACCACATGAGTATGTTCAGAATGTTTACAACAATCTTCATCGTGCGTTTCAAAGTGTTTTTCTAAATTGACAGTTGGCTTCAACTTAATAACCATAAAAAGCAGTCCTAATAAAATAGCGGTAATACTTAACCAAAGGGTTAATTTGAAAGCTGTTTCGGGGGATGCTGAAAAAATAACAAAGGCTTCATCGCCAAAAGTAGCAATAGTAGCTCCTAACAGTGCAAAAAAGCCAAAAATATTATGAGAATACAATGAAACCACTGCAAAAGTTCCAGCGCATCCGGGTGTTAAACCTAAAAAGATTGAACTTGAAAGCTGAAAAAAGTTGTTTTTAACTAACCCCTGATTCCATTTACCCGATGTTTTAACATTGATGTATTCGATAACAATCATAAGCATCAGTACAAAGCCCGATACCATCAATGTTTTTTGAATCAATTCAAACCATTCCCCATGCATAACATTATTTTTTGCAAATCTAATAAAATTCAAAGCAAAGAAATAGGATTGTAGCTACTTTAACATTTTTTCAATAGCTTCCCAAAATTTTTCAGCAGAATTATCCCACGAAAAAACCTGCACTCTACTAAAACCTTTTTCGATAAGCCTTTTTCGATAAGGTTCATCGTTGACCAATTGGGTCATTGCTTGAGCTATCTCTTGCACTGAGAGCGGATTAACTAACACAGCTGCATCGTCGGCTATTTCGGGCATAGATGTAAGGTTAGAAGTTATAACAGGCACACCGCATTGCATGGCTTCAACAATGGGTACTCCAAAACCCTCAAACAACGAGACAAACAACAATGCTGTAGCTCCCCCCATAAGCTTACTTGCTTCTTCGTCATTTAACCTACCGGTAAATACAATTCTTTCTTTGTGTACTACTTTCTGATAATCTTTTTCCATTTCTTTATCAGAAAACATCGCTCGTCCACCTATAACCAGATAATAATCAGATTTTTGTTCAGTCAAAAAGGCATCGAAAGCCAACAACATTCGCCCAATATTTTTACGTTTGTGCAACGAACCTAAATAAAAAAAGTAAGGTTTACCACCGGTATATTTTTGTCGAATGGCGACTTTTTGCTCGTGCGATAATACACACACAGGTAAATTTGGTGCATTATACACCACATCAACTTTGTATTCAGGAATATTAAAATATGAATATAAATCTTTTTGCGTATATTCTGAAACAGCAATAATACGATGAGCTTTGCGGACAAATTTTGGAAAAAAGTAGCGATAATAAATTGAAGTAAGCAATGGTAAATTCTCGGGATGGTGCATAAAATTCAAATCGTGCACAGCGAGCAAAGTCGGAACTCTAGCCCTAAGCGACAAAAAATGATCGGGCGAAAAAAACAAGTCAATTTTATATTTTTTAATTATACGAGGCACGGTCAATTCAAACCATAGCACATACAAAAATGGATGACGTGCCGGCAAACCGGCAACGATAGGAATTACATTATCAGCGTAGATAAATTCCTGATGATACGGTCTATCGAACAAAAAATAAAAAGTGTGCTCAGGGTGATTTCTTACCACTTTTTGCATTAACTGATGCGTATAGAAACCTATTCCTTCAAGCTTTCCGTGTAATAATAACCGTGTGTTGACCAAAATATTCATCGCACAAAAGTAATAAAAAAGGGCTGTCGTACCAACAGCCCTTTCATTATTAGATTTTTTTCAGTTATCGAACAATATTAATTTTTTGTGTAATAACTTGGTTACTGGTTACAACTTTAACCATATACATACCTTGAGCTAAGTTAGCAACATTAGCCGTATTGGTATGGTTGAATTCAGCAACTTTTTGGCCGTTGAGGTTAAAAATTTCAATGCTTAATGCATTGTCGTTTGCAACGGTTAAAGTATTCACTACAGGGTTGGGATATACAAAAACATTGCTCAAATTATTTGTATTTACATTACTACTTTCATAAACTTCAACTTTGTCAAGTAGCATGTAGAACATATCGGTGCAATTGTAATGACGGAAAGCAATGTAAATATTTTGACCGTTGTAAGCAGCTAAAGGAAGCATAACTTCTTTGTAAATAGTATCAGCAGCTGTTAAAGTATAAGTATAAATGCTTGTAAAATTAGCAGGAGCATTTCCAGTTGTTGAAACTTCTACACCAAAATATTCAGCTGGCCAATCAGGATCTTGTGGTGCAATGTGGCATTTTAAAACTATATTAGCATTAGCAATAGTTAATTGTGGAGTAATTAAATAGTTATTAGGAGTAAGTGCTCCGCTAGCCGAAGTCCATGAAGCCGAAACAGCAGCAACATCGCCATCATATATTCTCCAACCTTGTGTTGAAGCATTTCTGGTTTCCCATTTATTATTATCACCATCTGCATCTAAGTTAATCCAACATTGTGGAGGGAATACTGAACCTTCAAAACTTTCTGTAAATGGGAATGTATTATATGCATCGCAAGGCAATGTAAAGCTAACTGGCTGTGAAGTCCAATAACTTAAATCGCCATTACCACAGTCGGCTTGTATATATACATCGTAAGAAGTTCCTTGTGTTAAACCTGTTAAAGTGTAAGGATTAGATGTTACATTTATCACCGTACCTGTACCATGTGTAAATCCGGCAGGTCCATACTCGATATTCCATGCTGTTTCGCTTCCTCCAGCAGTCCATATTAACTGAGCAGATGTAGTGGTAAGGTTGGTTACAGTTAGATTAGTTGGAGTTAAACACGAAGGGGGAGTACAACTAGAAGTAAATGTAAAAAATGTTGAACCACCTGCGGGAGCAGAACCTTCAGCAAAAGTAGTCAATGTACCTCCGAAAGGATCTTTCAAT containing:
- a CDS encoding glycosyltransferase family 4 protein translates to MNILVNTRLLLHGKLEGIGFYTHQLMQKVVRNHPEHTFYFLFDRPYHQEFIYADNVIPIVAGLPARHPFLYVLWFELTVPRIIKKYKIDLFFSPDHFLSLRARVPTLLAVHDLNFMHHPENLPLLTSIYYRYFFPKFVRKAHRIIAVSEYTQKDLYSYFNIPEYKVDVVYNAPNLPVCVLSHEQKVAIRQKYTGGKPYFFYLGSLHKRKNIGRMLLAFDAFLTEQKSDYYLVIGGRAMFSDKEMEKDYQKVVHKERIVFTGRLNDEEASKLMGGATALLFVSLFEGFGVPIVEAMQCGVPVITSNLTSMPEIADDAAVLVNPLSVQEIAQAMTQLVNDEPYRKRLIEKGFSRVQVFSWDNSAEKFWEAIEKMLK
- a CDS encoding bifunctional metallophosphatase/5'-nucleotidase, with translation MIKRLFVLLIFVPYFLFAQTARETEIVILHVNDMHGKIDKMPYLATMVKEIQAKHKHVFLFSAGDLFSGNPIVDKYSEKGFPIIDLMNMLPFSLSTIGNHEFDFGGEVLAKRISELKHPVVVSNMVKMPKYFSKPKPFEVFKIDDIEMAVLGITQVGEHGVPDTHPDRVKEFGFVEGKKMALQILPTLKKYPVRIVLSHMGVDNDSLLALQAPQITAIVGGHSHKALQPMKVVNGVPIVQAENYLKYLGMMTIKVVNKKVVSVKDTLLPINKNIQPDTALLRKVEFYNNNDEFKKIVGYIGDTIKGEMALGSLFTDALQRIAKTDLAVQNSGGIRVHMLPKGAVTVRQLYELDPFGNELMICKLKPENLREMIQYGYYKEGKLDIFSAGFKSRVYLNDVNKIAKIELLDNNNQPLDENKVYTVAMGSYLCNAYRFGKQGESQSTKMTTTDALMKFLSQIKSANYAGATSSEIIHK
- a CDS encoding arsenic efflux protein, which translates into the protein MHGEWFELIQKTLMVSGFVLMLMIVIEYINVKTSGKWNQGLVKNNFFQLSSSIFLGLTPGCAGTFAVVSLYSHNIFGFFALLGATIATFGDEAFVIFSASPETAFKLTLWLSITAILLGLLFMVIKLKPTVNLEKHFETHDEDCCKHSEHTHVVDITHNFRKITIERAFLTAIIVLLTLNILFPEHADHAEHEHDLLSPESIVFFILSLVSLFIVMTVPEHFLKEHIWGHVLKKHFVRLFLWSFGTIFAIQILQLIYPIDHLVSNNLFLMLLLSIFIGILPISGPHLFFFTLFMQGLIPFSILFANSLVQEGHAGIPLLAEDKKAFVWIKFIKIIIAIGVGLIGIKIGF
- a CDS encoding LEA type 2 family protein → MKILFPLLFIAFLTSCKINEVEVKKFESIKFKNIGENKANLELMIPVNNPNKFGFTISDIKLDLALNGKEIGKVKKTTKLRIPPRSNQLYPVGIEIEIDKALGNITSLTASLLKNKVGVKAKGYVKVRKFIFTKKIPIDQNEAVKLFRDK